In one Silene latifolia isolate original U9 population chromosome 10, ASM4854445v1, whole genome shotgun sequence genomic region, the following are encoded:
- the LOC141608138 gene encoding uncharacterized protein LOC141608138 encodes MTLDDEAVVKKAKLGGDDKKKASEEPIIRDRVPFPHRLLMLKRKSKLDAKNVEPQLPEDDDKVIVEEVSPNAKESDVVPTKGFTDHAAMARSRKSNKNPSLNLGENSQKNGSASSIKGKGKAVARHIKFSSLDFESDLESIIEEEEEHDIPISEQEEPVESAPVIRLTQEDVAGEISYWSTSVYCYILEANPPSNVISGFVKRVWQANRVDRVSFLPNGIFLVRFTTKEQQKNVLQNGHLIFDNKPVIVNEWKPDSALLKHDVSKIPLWMKIYGLDIKFLGVNCLTKLCGNVGKYIKCDEATTNKTFMGFARIMVEVTIGQQFPDSIQFFDENGNIQRARIVYDWLPTTCSSCKRMGHIVEVCRKGNANVGQKVWKPKAPAQKTKQPQPLPTTPVLQRTTPPGNGNEAPVLTQYMPRRFISRCMKGDNGGKKVFTPGGLSFMKALSLSIQKSKAELIERNKIKWFLNQNKVGLFGLLETKIRSSNWQKDITAQCIHSKDKNRRINFWLTVVYGLNKAPERECLWLKLGNYYRKCQGPWMVYGDFNAIMAPHERIGGATVTNADVQPLIQTVQECELYELKGCGSYYTWNNKHEVDEKVYSKIDRVFHNEEWLATFPSSYANFLPEGLYDHCPCIINFEETVTRSKAPFKYYNMWSMAEGFENVITRGWEMEVQGTPMFKVMSKLKGMKKELRKLNAEQFSDIENLTKITELSLNHFQTKLRDDPFNEDLCLAERACSQELEFLNKARLEFLRQKSKEAWLKEGDDNTSYFHASIKKRRARNKVYQVKDMRGKLCNHCDDIKNAFEEYYISLLGTSKSVEHVKVNVVKQGQCLTMSHSELLLAPASADEVKTAMFAIPGTKAPGPDGFSSQFFKDCWSIVGQEVTLAIQSVFHNGKLLKQCNNTVITLVPKMDVPDSVVQFRPIACCNTIYKCISKIICNRLSTILPDVISPSQSAFIKGRDIVGNILICQDLIRMYKRKTCSPRMLMKLDMQKAYDSIEWSFVEEMLRAMGFPEKMVLLKCVSTPSYSIALNGEVFDDLILFCKGDRASIELMVNAFNFFSKASGLQLNKGKSNFYFNGVDEGLVQEVERATGMCRGSVPFRYLGVNVSPKRLYIMDCNCLVDKVVDRIRRMGSRQLSYAGRVVLIKSVLSTLHSYWARIFILPKTVIRNIEAICRDYLWHGKDSGSKPALVAWGKICRSKKKGGLGIKDLLLSNCAAVGKYVWWIEKKEDHLWVKWVHAIYIKGTRWKDYEPPVNSSWAWRKICQTKNILKDCIWSQSVSYSISLGYNWLVSITDNVDWYAWQLNNWILPKHGFI; translated from the exons atgactttggatgatgaggCGGTTGTTAAAAAGGCCAAGCTTGGGGGAGACgacaaaaagaaggctagtgaagagcctattATTAGAGATCGTGTACCATTTCCTCACCGGTTATTGATGCTTAAGAGGAAGAGTAAGCTTGATGCTAAGAATGTTGAGCCCCAATTGCCCGAAGATGATGACAAGGTGATTGTTGAAGAagtctctcctaatgctaaggagagtgatgTCGTTCCAACAAAG ggttttactGATCACGCAGCAATGGCTCGATCACGAAAATCTAATAAAAATCCTTCACTTAATCTAGGAGAAAATTCACAAAAAAATGGTTCAGCATCTTCAataaaaggaaagggtaaggcaGTTGCACGTCATATCAAGTTTTCATCGCTTGATTTTGAATCGGATTTGGAAAGTATTATTGAGGAAGAAGAGGAGCATGACATCCCCATCTCTGAGCAGGAGGAACCAGTCGAATCTGCGCCGGTGATCCGTCTTACGCAGGAGGATGTTGCTGGTGAGATTTCCTATTGGTCTACTTCTGTTTATTGTTACATCTTAGAAGCAAACCCACCTAGCAATGTGATTAGTGGGTTTGTTAAGCGGGTGTGGCAGGCTAATAGGGTTGATAGGGTTTCTTTCCTCCCGAATGGGATATTCCTTGTTCGATTTACAACCAAAGAGCAGCAGAAAAATGTGTTACAGAATGGTCACCTGATATTTGATAACAAACCCGTAATAGTCAATGAATGGAAACCTGACTCGGCCTTGTTAAAACATGatgtgtcgaaaatacctttatgGATGAAGATTTATGGGTTAGATATCAAGTTTTTGGGTGTGAATTGCTTGACCAAACTGTGTGGGAATGTTGGTAAGTACATCaaatgtgatgaggccaccaccAACAAAACATTCATGGGGTTTGCCAGGATTATGGTGGAAGTTACAATTGGCCAACAATTCCCAGATTCAATTCAATTTTTTGATGAGAATGGGAACATTCAGAGGGCCAGAATTGTCTATGATTGGTTACCTACTACATGTTCTAGTTGTAAGAGGATGGGACATATTGTTGAGGTGTGTAGGAAAGGGAATGCTAATGTGGGACAGAAAGTTTGGAAGCCAAAAGCTCCTGCACAGAAAACAAAGCAACCTCAACCTCTACCTACA ACCCCAGTTCTACAGAGGACTACTCCTCCTGGGAATGGGAATGAAGCACCTGTGCTGACACAATATATGCCAAGAAGATTCATCTCAAGATGTATGAAGGGTGATAATGGGGGGAAAAAGGTATTCACACCTGGTGGCCTTTCATTTATGAAAGCCCTGTCCCTCTCCATTCAAAAATCCAAAGCTGAGCTGATTGAGAGG AATAAAATAAAATGGTTCCTTAACCAGAATAAAGTtggattatttgggttattagaAACAAAAATTAGAAGTAGTAACTGGCAAAAG GACATCACTGCTCAGTGCATTCATTCTAAAGATAAAAATAGGAGGATTAATTTCTGGCTGACTGTAGTTTATGGCTTAAACAAGGCCCCTGAGAGAGAATGTTTGTGGCTGAAGTTGGGCAATTACTACAGGAAGTGTCAGGGGCCATGGATGGTCTATGGAGACTTTAATGCCATCATGGCACCTCATGAGAGAATTGGAGGGGCCACTGTCACTAATGCTGATGTGCAACCTCTGATTCAAACTGTCCAAGAGTGTGAGCTCTATGAACTGAAAGGTTGTGGTTCCTATTACACTTGGAACAACAAACATGAAGTGGATGAGAAAGTGTATAGCAAAATTGATAGGGTATTTCATAATGAGGAATGGCTAGCTACCTTCCCTTCTAGCTATGCTAATTTCTTACCTGAGGGGCTCTATGACCACTGCCCATGCATTATCAATTTTGAGGAGACAGTGACAAGGAGCAAGGCACCTTTTAAATATTACAACATGTGGTCTATGGCCGAGGGGTTTGAGAATGTTATCACTAGAGGATGGGAGATGGAAGTTCAGGGGACACCAATGTTTAAGGTTATGTCTAAACTAAAGGGTATGAAAAAGGAGCTTAGGAAACTGAATGCTGAGCAATTCAGTGATATTGAGAACCTAACCAAGATCACTGAACTCTCTTTGAATCATTTCCAGACCAAGCTTAGGGATGATCCCTTCAATGAGGACCTTTGTCTGGCAGAGAGAGCTTGTTCTCAGGAACTAGAATTCCTTAACAAGGCCAGACTTGAGTTCTTAAGACAAAAATCTAAAGAGGCATGGTTAAAAGAGGGGGATGATAATACCTCTTATTTTCATGCAAGTATTAAGAAGAGAAGAGCTCGAAATAAGGTTTACCAGGTGAAAGATATGAGGGGTAAACTGTGTAATCACTGTGATGATATCAAAAATGCTTTTGAGGAGTACTACATCTCTCTTTTAGGTACCTCAAAGTCTGTTGAGCATGTTAAAGTGAATGTGGTAAAGCAAGGTCAGTGTTTAACTATGTCCCATTCTGAGTTGCTGCTGGCTCCTGCCTCTGCTGATGAAGTCAAGACTGCTATGTTTGCCATCCCTGGTACAAAAGCACCTGGTCCAGACGGTTTCAGCAGTCAATTCTTCAAAGATTGCTGGAGCATTGTGGGGCAGGAGGTTACTTTGGCTATACAGTCTGTTTTTCACAATGGTAAGTTGTTGAAGCAGTGTAATAACACTGTCATTACTTTGGTGCCTAAGATGGATGTACCTGACAGTGTGGTGCAGTTCAGGCCCATTGCTTGCTGCAACACTATTTACAAGTGCATCTCCAAAATTATCTGCAACCGTTTGAGTACCATTTTGCCTGATGTTATTAGTCCCTCACAGAGTGCCTTTATAAAAGGTAGGGACATTGTTGGGAACATCCTAATATGTCAGGACTTGATAAGAATGTACAAAAGGAAAACCTGTTCTCCTAGAATGCTTATGAAGTTGGATATGCAAAAGGCGTATGATTCTATAGAGTGGTCTTTTGTAGAGGAGATGCTTAGAGCAATGGGATTCCCTGAAAAGATGGTGCTACTTAAATGTGTTAGCACCCCTTCCTATTCAATTGCTCTGAATGGGgaggtttttg ATGATTTAATCCTCTTTTGCAAAGGTGACAGAGCCTCAATTGAGTTAATGGTGAATGCTTTTAATTTCTTCTCTAAAGCTTCAGGTCTTCAGTTGAATAAAGGTAAATCTAATTTCTATTTTAATGGTGTGGATGAAGGCTTAGTACAAGAAGTTGAGAGAGCAACTGGTATGTGTAGGGGCAGTGTACCTTTTAGATATCTTGGTGTTAATGTCTCTCCTAAGAGATTATATATTATGGATTGCAATTGTTTAGTGGACAAGGTGGTTGATAGGATAAGGAGGATGGGATCTAGGCAGCTTTCATACGCTGGCAGGGTGGTACTCATCAAATCTGTACTCAGTACTCTCCATAGCTACTGGGCACGTATTTTTATATTACCTAAAACTGTGATAAGAAACATTGAAGCCATTTGCAGGGACTATCTTTGGCATGGTAAGGATTCTGGCAGCAAGCCTGCTTTGGTGGCTTGGGGTAAGATTTGCAGATCAAAGAAGAAAGGGGGACTCGGTATTAAGGACCTTCTCCTATCGAATTGTGCTGCAGTAGGCAAGTATGTGTGGTGGATTGAGAAGAAAGAGGACCATTTATGGGTGAAATGGGTTCATGCCATTTATATAAAAGGCACACGATGGAAAGATTATGAACCTCCTGTTAATTCTAGCTGGGCATGGCGGAAAATATGCCAAACAAAAAACATTCTAAAGGATTGCATTTGGTCACAGAGTGTCTCATATTCCATTAGCTTGGGATATAATTGGCTAGTATCTATCACTGATAATGTGGACTGGTATGCTTGGCAGCTTAACAATTGGATCCTGCCAAAGCATGGCTTCATTTGA
- the LOC141608139 gene encoding uncharacterized protein LOC141608139, protein MTQGFWERRENAIIATTGTDTIPASFLSPSDSSVSEQGTSVSATISETWNLIGSNYLPPGSWGYRFNLGQDSGFSNTRMEVSNLNMGLVGFGEYGNSRDNLELGLSQDILNYGAINQFYEQITNNSRSNFGINNNIISKNKFLIMRQHG, encoded by the exons ATGACTCAGGGATTTTGGGAGAGAAGGG AAAATGCCATTATTGCTACCACTGGTACTGATACCATCCCCGCTTCTTTCTTATCCCCTTCCGACTCCTCCGTTTCTGAACAGGGTACCTCTGTTTCTGCAACAATTTCCGAGACTTGGAACTTGATTGGTAGCAATTATTTGCCTCCGGGTTCGTGGGGATACAGGTTCAATTTGGGTCAAGATTCCGGGTTTTCAAACACGAGAATGGAAGTGTCAAATTTGAACATGGGTTTGGTGGGTTTTGGAGAGTATGGGAATAGTAGGGATAATTTGGAGTTGGGTTTATCACAGGATATTTTGAATTATGGTGCTATTAATCAATTTTATGAACAAATTACGAATAATAGCAGATCAAATTTTGGCATTAACAATAATATCATCAGCAAAAACAAGTTCCTGATCATGCGACAACATGGGTGA